One stretch of Toxoplasma gondii ME49 chromosome XI, whole genome shotgun sequence DNA includes these proteins:
- a CDS encoding integral membrane protein, DUF56 family protein, putative (encoded by transcript TGME49_315930), with translation MGKLVVPSDISLLEEKQTVGRRRLSVLERLGLMTMPPMIHWNYTKNDKHDMRQVLQRQYDLSCSDPATDIVVRRQESIRKRVVAHNGVWAGVAVSTLVGHYSLRRYDYKTKLILLPFIAYGGSWLGRFLANGLTGRWSEWGRDRALGELPPKAYFEK, from the exons ATGGGGAAACTTGTG GTCCCTTCGGATATTTCTTTGttggaggagaaacagactgTGGGTCGGCGTCGGCTGTCCGTGCTGGAGCGTCTGGGGCTGATGACTATGCCACCTATGATTCACTGGAACTACACAAAAAATGACAAGCATGACATGCGCCAAGTTCTGCAACGGCAGTACGATCTGAGCTGTTCAGACCCCGCAACGGATATCGTCGTGAGGCGTCAGGAAAGTATTCGCAAGCGT GTCGTCGCACACAACGGCGTCTGGGCTGGCGTAGCTGTGAGCACTCTTGTCGGGCACTACTCGTTGCGTCGCTATGACTACAAAACAAAGCTCATTTTGCTTCCCTTCATTGCCTACGGAGGCTCCTGGCTTGGTCGATTCCTCGCGAACGGCTTGACTGGACGCTGGTCCGAGTGGGGTCGGGACCGCGCTTTGGGAGAGTTGCCGCCGAAAGCCTACTTTGAAAAGTAG